A single window of Liolophura sinensis isolate JHLJ2023 chromosome 6, CUHK_Ljap_v2, whole genome shotgun sequence DNA harbors:
- the LOC135468016 gene encoding 1,5-anhydro-D-fructose reductase-like, with protein MASIGKHVLMMNNKRTVPLLGLGTWQSSPGEVKQATKVALECGYRHIDTAQAYGNEAEIGDAIQEFLQATKTPRDELFITTKLAMPFMGADTVKPACQNSLKKLKLDVIDLFLIHTPLGMKYMGLDKPWAIGPDGKVQFEAHDLVACWKAMEKLVDEGLVRSIGVSNFNSEQITRILKNCRIKPVTNQVECHAYFPQEELSSFLKEKDMLLTAYAPFASPGRPKAIRKPDEGTPLLEHPVIADLAKKYKKTPAQILLRNLIQRGMVVIPKSTNPTRIQQNAQVFDFELSETDQTAIAGLKNGKRLFDGSSYGANTHPENPFVVPF; from the exons TCTTCACCTGGTGAAGTGAAACAAGCCACCAAAGTCGCCCTGGAATGTGGATATCGTCATATCGATACTGCACAGGCGTATGGAAACGAGGCTGAAATCGGGGATGCTATTCAGGAGTTCCTACAGGCCACGAAGACACCACGTGATGAGCTGTTCATCACTACCAAG CTTGCCATGCCTTTTATGGGAGCTGACACTGTCAAACCTGCCTGTCAGAACAGCTTAAAGAAACTGAAACTCGATGTTATTGATCTTTTCCTCATCCATACACCATTAGGAATGAAG TACATGGGCCTGGACAAACCATGGGCGATTGGGCCAGATGGAAAAGTACAGTTTGAGGCGCATGACCTCGTCGCCTGCTGGAAG GCTATGGAGAAGCTGGTTGACGAGGGGCTCGTCAGGTCGATCGGGGTGTCCAACTTCAACTCTGAGCAAATAACCAGGATTCTGAAGAACTGCCGTATTAAGCCTGTTACAAACCAG GTGGAGTGCCACGCTTACTTTCCGCAGGAAGAGTTGTCGTCCTTCCTGAAGGAGAAGGACATGCTTTTGACGGCCTATGCGCCATTTGCTTCGCCCGGACGACCCAAGGCAAT CCGAAAACCAGATGAAGGCACTCCTTTGCTGGAGCACCCTGTCATCGCAGACCTGGccaaaaaatacaagaaaactcCAGCACAA ATCTTATTGAGGAACTTAATCCAGCGTGGTATGGTGGTGATCCCCAAGAGTACAAACCCGACGAGGATACAACAGAACGCCCAG GTATTTGATTTTGAGCTAAGTGAGACTGACCAGACAGCTATCGCAGGGTTAAAGAACGGGAAAAGATTGTTTGATGGATCTTCGTATGG GGCCAATACCCATCCAGAAAACCCATTCGTCGTGCCATTTTAG